One Gaiellales bacterium DNA window includes the following coding sequences:
- a CDS encoding PhoH family protein → MARVKVSVGHDLATELGGDRDAVLHELAERTGAAVYLRGNELTLEGEDPAVERAKAMVDELSELVVQGVSIGPQTVEAVAGVLTADGRAVDVLHDVVWHHRGQRVSPKTLGQKAYVDAIRSNTVTFGIGPAGTGKTYLAIALAVAALSEREVARIILTRPAVEAGERLGFLPGDLQQKVDPYLRPLFDALHDMLDADKLASHMEKGMVEVAPLAFMRGRTLNDSFIILDEAQNTSPEQMQMFLTRLGFGSRVVVTGDITQIDLPREQRSGLVNVMRVLEGVPDIAFVRFSDADVVRHKLVQRIVNAYKQHADATGGGRERPE, encoded by the coding sequence ATGGCGCGTGTGAAGGTGTCGGTCGGGCACGACCTGGCAACGGAGCTCGGCGGCGACCGTGACGCCGTGCTTCACGAGCTCGCGGAGCGCACAGGGGCGGCGGTCTACCTGCGCGGCAACGAGCTGACGCTCGAGGGCGAGGATCCGGCGGTCGAGCGGGCGAAGGCGATGGTCGACGAGCTCTCCGAGCTGGTCGTCCAGGGCGTGTCCATCGGCCCGCAGACGGTCGAGGCGGTGGCGGGCGTCCTGACGGCCGACGGGCGCGCCGTCGACGTGCTGCACGACGTCGTCTGGCATCACCGCGGTCAGCGGGTCTCGCCGAAGACGCTCGGCCAGAAGGCGTACGTGGACGCCATCCGCTCGAACACCGTGACGTTCGGGATCGGCCCGGCCGGCACCGGCAAGACCTACCTCGCGATCGCGCTGGCCGTGGCGGCGCTGTCGGAGCGTGAAGTCGCCCGCATCATCCTGACGCGGCCGGCGGTCGAGGCGGGCGAGCGGCTCGGCTTCCTGCCGGGCGACCTGCAGCAGAAGGTCGACCCGTACCTGCGCCCGCTCTTCGATGCGCTGCACGACATGCTCGACGCCGACAAGCTGGCGTCGCACATGGAGAAGGGCATGGTCGAGGTCGCGCCGCTCGCGTTCATGCGCGGCCGCACCCTCAACGACTCGTTCATCATCCTCGACGAGGCGCAGAACACCAGCCCCGAGCAGATGCAGATGTTCCTCACCCGGCTCGGGTTCGGGTCGCGGGTGGTCGTGACCGGGGACATCACGCAGATCGACCTGCCCCGCGAGCAGCGCTCCGGCCTGGTCAACGTCATGCGGGTGCTCGAGGGGGTGCCGGACATCGCCTTCGTCCGCTTCTCGGACGCCGACGTGGTGCGCCACAAGCTCGTCCAGCGGATCGTCAACGCGTACAAGCAGCACGCCGATGCGACCGGCGGCGGCCGGGAACGCCCGGAATGA
- the ybeY gene encoding rRNA maturation RNase YbeY, protein MTLAVEVENHTAWRIDEPAVAEAVRSTLAAEGVDAGDVGVIFVDELRIAELNGIYRGKPAPTDVLSFPVDGDADLPPGLPRQLGDLVVCPSVATAEGTPIATLLVHGALHLVGYDHETDDGRMLERQEQLVQEVEPVVADPS, encoded by the coding sequence ATGACGCTGGCGGTGGAGGTCGAGAACCACACGGCGTGGCGGATCGACGAGCCTGCCGTGGCCGAAGCGGTGCGCTCGACGCTGGCGGCCGAGGGCGTCGACGCCGGCGACGTCGGCGTGATCTTCGTCGACGAGCTCCGCATCGCCGAGCTGAACGGCATCTACCGCGGCAAGCCGGCGCCGACCGACGTGCTGTCGTTCCCGGTGGACGGGGATGCCGACCTGCCGCCCGGCCTGCCCCGACAGCTGGGCGACCTCGTGGTGTGCCCGTCGGTCGCGACGGCCGAGGGCACGCCGATCGCGACGCTGCTCGTCCACGGAGCGCTGCACCTCGTGGGCTACGACCACGAGACGGACGACGGCCGGATGCTCGAGCGGCAGGAGCAACTCGTGCAGGAGGTCGAGCCGGTTGTCGCCGATCCTTCGTAG
- a CDS encoding diacylglycerol kinase, producing the protein MARQEAAGLVTSFNYAFEGIIYVVRTQRNMRVHFAGALLVLPLGVALGVTRFELLALLLSVSFVLIAEMLNTALEKAIDVATNSFDPLARTAKDVAAGAVLVAAVNATFVGYLVFAERLRDPSRRAIDSVKGSPVHLSVIALAVVIMLVIALKAFTNRGTPLRGGLPSGHAAVAYGGWVAITFAVADFRHAVLVSTLVFVMATLVAQTRVEAGVHSTTEVVLGGLLGATVTAAVFQVFS; encoded by the coding sequence GTGGCTCGGCAGGAGGCGGCCGGACTCGTCACCAGCTTCAACTACGCCTTCGAGGGAATCATCTACGTCGTCCGCACCCAGCGGAACATGCGCGTGCACTTCGCCGGGGCGCTGCTGGTGCTGCCGCTCGGCGTCGCCCTCGGGGTGACGCGGTTCGAGCTGCTCGCGCTGCTGCTCTCGGTGTCCTTCGTGCTGATCGCCGAGATGCTGAACACCGCGCTCGAGAAGGCGATCGACGTGGCCACCAACTCGTTTGACCCGCTCGCCCGGACGGCGAAGGACGTCGCCGCCGGGGCGGTGCTCGTCGCCGCCGTCAACGCGACGTTCGTCGGCTACCTCGTGTTCGCGGAGCGCCTGCGGGACCCCAGCCGTCGCGCCATCGACTCGGTCAAGGGGTCGCCCGTCCACCTCTCGGTGATCGCCCTGGCGGTGGTGATCATGCTGGTGATAGCGCTGAAGGCGTTCACCAACCGGGGAACGCCGCTCCGCGGCGGGCTGCCGTCCGGGCACGCAGCCGTCGCGTACGGCGGCTGGGTGGCGATCACGTTCGCCGTCGCCGACTTCCGGCACGCGGTGCTCGTCTCGACGCTGGTGTTCGTGATGGCGACACTGGTGGCGCAGACGCGCGTGGAGGCCGGCGTGCACAGCACGACGGAGGTCGTGCTGGGCGGCCTGCTCGGCGCCACGGTGACGGCGGCGGTGTTCCAGGTCTTCAGCTGA
- the cdd gene encoding cytidine deaminase yields the protein MSQSDTELYERARTAAANAHAPYSDFPVGAALRTVDGAVLTGVNVENGSYGLTSCAERNAVFTAVGAGHRAFDAIAVHADAGSSPPCGACRQVLAEFAPEIRVIWRREGEVVVSSLAALLPERFVL from the coding sequence TTGTCTCAGTCGGACACGGAGCTGTACGAGCGGGCGCGCACCGCGGCGGCGAACGCCCATGCACCGTACTCCGACTTCCCGGTGGGCGCCGCCCTGCGGACGGTCGACGGCGCCGTGCTGACGGGCGTCAACGTCGAGAACGGTTCGTACGGGCTGACCAGCTGCGCGGAGCGAAACGCCGTTTTCACGGCCGTGGGGGCCGGGCACCGAGCGTTCGACGCGATCGCGGTGCACGCCGATGCCGGCTCGTCGCCGCCGTGCGGCGCATGCCGGCAGGTGCTCGCCGAGTTCGCGCCGGAGATCCGCGTGATCTGGCGACGTGAGGGCGAGGTGGTCGTGTCGTCGCTGGCGGCGCTGCTGCCGGAGCGCTTCGTGCTTTGA
- the era gene encoding GTPase Era: MSDPAPYRSGLVALAGRPNSGKSTLVNRLVGEHVVAVSSRPQTTRRRTLGAVRGDGWQMVLVDLPGVQKPFDRLTERMQRSVEETVADADAVVLMLNGPDGVGLGDRHIASGVLRPGAPPCVIAINKVDIMRPAGIAETIAAAAELGDFHAIHPISARAGTGVQELAADLAALMPEGPAYFPEGISTDQTAEQRIAESIREVALQALRQEVPHAVAVLVDEITQGRRGVTVVQATIICESQSQKRILVGANGAMVRSIGTGARPVVEEILSSHVFLDLTVKVRPRWRRDEAELDRLGI; the protein is encoded by the coding sequence TTGAGCGACCCGGCGCCGTATCGCTCCGGCCTCGTTGCGCTGGCCGGCCGGCCGAACTCGGGCAAGTCGACGCTGGTCAACCGCCTCGTCGGCGAGCACGTGGTGGCGGTGTCGTCGCGGCCGCAGACGACGAGACGGCGGACGCTCGGCGCCGTGCGCGGGGACGGCTGGCAGATGGTGCTGGTCGACCTGCCCGGCGTGCAGAAGCCGTTCGACCGGCTCACGGAGCGGATGCAGCGGTCGGTCGAGGAGACGGTGGCGGACGCGGACGCCGTGGTGCTCATGCTGAACGGGCCGGACGGCGTGGGCCTCGGCGACCGGCACATCGCGTCCGGTGTGCTGCGCCCGGGTGCGCCGCCGTGCGTGATCGCGATCAACAAGGTCGACATCATGCGGCCGGCCGGGATCGCCGAGACGATCGCCGCGGCCGCAGAGCTTGGTGACTTCCACGCGATCCATCCGATCAGCGCGCGCGCCGGGACCGGAGTCCAGGAGCTGGCCGCGGACCTCGCCGCGCTGATGCCCGAGGGCCCCGCGTACTTCCCGGAGGGCATCAGCACCGACCAGACGGCCGAGCAGCGGATCGCCGAGTCGATCCGCGAGGTGGCGCTCCAGGCGCTGCGGCAGGAGGTTCCCCACGCCGTCGCGGTGCTGGTCGACGAGATCACGCAGGGCCGGCGCGGCGTGACGGTCGTGCAGGCGACGATCATCTGCGAGAGCCAGTCGCAGAAGCGAATCCTGGTGGGCGCGAACGGTGCGATGGTCCGGTCGATCGGGACGGGCGCGCGGCCGGTCGTCGAGGAGATCCTGAGCAGTCACGTCTTCCTCGATCTGACGGTGAAGGTGCGGCCACGGTGGCGGCGCGACGAGGCGGAGCTGGACCGGCTCGGGATCTGA
- the deoC gene encoding deoxyribose-phosphate aldolase, with protein sequence MPPSSAEQLARAIDHTLLDPGAGKDTVRSLCREAAERRFAAVCVYPWWVPMARAELDGAAAVCTVVALHGLDSTRAKCGAARAAIAGGADEVDVVLAYAALRGGDAAAAGRDIAEVVAAARAERGDAVVRVIVEAGELTADQLAAACRLVAESGADFAKTSTGTRGGATVEAVSFMRRALPGEVAVKASGGIRTLAAAQALLAAGATRLGTSSGVGILDELEAHAVA encoded by the coding sequence ATGCCTCCGTCGTCAGCCGAGCAACTGGCACGCGCCATCGACCACACGCTGCTCGACCCGGGTGCCGGCAAGGATACGGTCAGATCGCTCTGCAGGGAGGCTGCCGAACGGCGGTTCGCGGCGGTCTGCGTATATCCGTGGTGGGTGCCAATGGCGCGCGCCGAGCTGGACGGCGCTGCGGCCGTGTGCACGGTCGTGGCCTTGCACGGGCTCGACTCGACCCGCGCCAAGTGTGGCGCCGCGCGGGCGGCGATCGCCGGCGGGGCCGACGAGGTGGACGTGGTGCTCGCGTATGCCGCGCTGCGCGGCGGTGACGCCGCCGCCGCCGGGCGTGACATCGCCGAGGTGGTCGCGGCCGCCCGCGCTGAGCGAGGCGATGCCGTCGTCAGGGTGATCGTCGAGGCGGGCGAGCTGACGGCGGACCAGCTGGCGGCAGCGTGCCGGCTCGTGGCCGAGAGCGGCGCCGACTTCGCCAAGACGTCGACCGGCACCCGCGGCGGAGCAACGGTCGAGGCGGTGTCGTTCATGCGCAGGGCGCTGCCCGGGGAGGTGGCCGTCAAGGCGTCCGGCGGCATCCGCACGCTGGCCGCGGCGCAGGCGCTGCTCGCGGCCGGCGCGACGCGGCTCGGGACGAGCAGCGGCGTGGGCATCCTCGACGAGCTGGAGGCGCATGCCGTCGCTTGA
- a CDS encoding ATP-dependent 6-phosphofructokinase, with the protein MRIGILTGGGDCPGLNAVIRAVTRRALDRGDEVIGVLHGWRGLVEGATQPLSARDISGILPRGGTILRTSRTNPYKVENGVERTLAALDAMDALVVIGGEDTLGVAARLHEEHGAHVVGVPKTIDNDLSATDYTFGFDTALSIATEAIDRLHSTAESHDRVMVCEVMGRHAGWIALLSGMAGGADVVLIPEQPVTVERACQLIERRHARGKDFSIVVVSEGWELRFESGDSQVVAAASTDAFGHARLGGIGALLAGEIEHRTGFETRVTALGHVQRGGSPTAHDRVLATRFGLKAADLVFDGEFGMMAALRGDEIVAVPIADAVAELKTVPPELYRQAEALFG; encoded by the coding sequence GTGCGCATCGGCATCCTCACCGGCGGGGGCGACTGTCCCGGCCTGAACGCCGTCATCCGCGCCGTGACGCGACGCGCGCTCGACCGAGGCGACGAGGTGATCGGCGTCCTCCACGGCTGGCGCGGCCTCGTCGAGGGGGCGACCCAGCCGCTGTCCGCCCGGGACATCAGCGGAATCCTCCCCCGCGGCGGCACCATCCTCCGCACGTCGCGCACCAACCCGTACAAGGTCGAGAACGGCGTGGAGCGCACGCTCGCAGCGCTCGACGCCATGGATGCGCTCGTCGTCATCGGCGGCGAGGACACGCTCGGCGTCGCCGCCCGTCTTCACGAGGAGCACGGCGCCCACGTCGTCGGCGTGCCGAAGACGATCGACAACGACCTGTCGGCAACCGACTACACGTTCGGCTTCGACACCGCCCTCTCGATCGCCACGGAGGCGATCGACCGCCTTCACTCCACCGCCGAGTCGCACGACCGCGTCATGGTCTGCGAGGTGATGGGGCGGCACGCCGGCTGGATCGCCCTGCTGTCCGGCATGGCCGGCGGCGCGGACGTCGTCCTCATCCCCGAGCAGCCGGTGACCGTCGAGCGGGCCTGCCAGCTGATCGAGCGCCGCCACGCTCGCGGCAAGGACTTCTCGATCGTGGTCGTCAGCGAGGGCTGGGAGCTCCGCTTCGAGAGCGGCGACAGCCAGGTCGTCGCGGCCGCGTCGACGGACGCGTTCGGCCACGCGCGCCTCGGCGGCATCGGCGCCCTCCTGGCCGGCGAGATCGAGCACCGCACCGGCTTCGAGACCCGCGTCACGGCGCTCGGCCACGTCCAGCGCGGCGGCTCGCCCACCGCCCACGACCGCGTGCTCGCGACACGCTTCGGGCTGAAGGCCGCCGACCTCGTCTTCGACGGTGAGTTCGGGATGATGGCGGCCCTCCGCGGCGACGAGATCGTGGCGGTGCCGATCGCGGACGCGGTCGCCGAACTGAAGACCGTCCCGCCCGAGCTCTACCGCCAGGCTGAGGCCCTGTTCGGGTAG
- a CDS encoding sulfite exporter TauE/SafE family protein: MRIAEGCLFAFVIALITTPAGVSGAVLLLPVQVSLLDVPSPAVTPTNLLYSVVATPGGLLRYWQAGSLRERLARILVLGTLPGVVVGAIVRVEWLSGPRAFLVVVAAVLLPLGSWLATAGSRPRSRRAAVRPSARGVIPLALAVGVVGGIYGIGGGSILAPILLALGFSVVEVAGAALAATFVTSLAGVVTYQLIQLRHGGTIAPDWVLGLAMGASGLAGSYLGAHVQPRVPDRLIRRVLGVLVVAIAVRYLVEGLAG; encoded by the coding sequence GTGCGAATCGCCGAGGGCTGCCTGTTCGCGTTCGTCATCGCGCTGATCACCACGCCGGCGGGCGTGTCCGGCGCGGTGCTGCTGCTGCCGGTGCAGGTGTCGCTGCTCGACGTGCCGAGCCCGGCGGTGACGCCGACCAACCTGCTCTACAGCGTCGTCGCCACGCCCGGCGGGCTGCTGCGGTACTGGCAGGCGGGATCGCTGCGCGAACGGCTGGCACGGATCCTGGTGCTCGGGACGCTTCCCGGCGTCGTCGTCGGCGCGATCGTGCGGGTGGAGTGGCTGTCAGGTCCCCGGGCGTTCCTGGTCGTCGTCGCAGCAGTGCTCCTGCCGCTCGGGTCGTGGCTCGCGACCGCCGGTAGCCGGCCACGCAGCAGGAGGGCGGCGGTCCGGCCGTCCGCTCGCGGCGTCATTCCGCTCGCCCTGGCGGTTGGCGTGGTGGGCGGCATCTACGGAATCGGCGGCGGCTCGATCCTCGCGCCGATCCTGCTGGCACTCGGATTCAGCGTTGTGGAGGTGGCCGGCGCAGCGCTCGCGGCGACGTTCGTCACCTCGCTGGCCGGAGTGGTCACCTACCAGCTGATACAGCTTCGCCACGGCGGCACGATCGCGCCCGACTGGGTGCTTGGGCTCGCGATGGGCGCATCGGGCCTGGCGGGCAGCTACCTCGGCGCCCATGTCCAGCCGCGAGTGCCGGACCGGCTGATCCGGCGGGTGCTCGGCGTGCTCGTCGTCGCCATCGCCGTCCGCTACCTCGTCGAGGGACTGGCGGGGTGA
- a CDS encoding DUF1508 domain-containing protein, whose protein sequence is MAARFEIKKRRGGQFYFVVIAGNNQVVATSENYTDKARCQRGIESVKRMAADAPVRDTADAATRTPAATSGGRRTPSAPAHPGKEPTASPARRTRRSP, encoded by the coding sequence ATGGCAGCACGATTCGAGATCAAGAAGCGGCGAGGCGGTCAGTTCTACTTCGTCGTCATCGCAGGCAACAACCAGGTGGTCGCGACCAGCGAGAACTACACCGACAAGGCGCGCTGCCAGCGAGGCATCGAGAGCGTCAAGCGCATGGCCGCCGACGCGCCGGTGCGCGATACGGCGGACGCGGCGACACGCACGCCGGCTGCGACTAGCGGCGGCAGGAGAACGCCATCGGCGCCGGCGCATCCCGGGAAGGAGCCGACCGCCTCGCCGGCGCGCCGGACGCGGCGCAGCCCCTAG
- a CDS encoding STAS domain-containing protein gives MPEQAHALQVFRSSADNSAVVSGRGWLDETTCDMLQSAIDEALDSGIERLRVDLLELDGIDDAGLRCLVATSARCHAAGIGLQIEASDPIHDALAVGGIADEYPG, from the coding sequence ATGCCCGAGCAAGCACACGCGCTGCAGGTCTTCCGCAGCAGTGCGGACAACTCCGCGGTGGTGTCCGGCCGAGGTTGGCTGGACGAGACCACGTGCGACATGCTCCAGTCCGCCATCGACGAGGCGCTCGACAGCGGCATCGAGCGGCTGCGCGTGGACCTGCTCGAGCTCGACGGGATCGACGACGCGGGCCTCCGGTGCCTGGTGGCCACGTCGGCGCGGTGCCATGCGGCAGGCATCGGACTGCAGATCGAGGCCAGCGACCCGATCCACGACGCGCTGGCCGTCGGCGGCATCGCCGATGAGTACCCGGGCTAG
- a CDS encoding carboxylate-amine ligase, translated as MADQTEKQGAARSSVLDHRFGDGPPLTVGVEEEYMLLDGASFDLVSGVEPLLDQAADGPFVEQLKPELMQCVLESGTVVCETVADADADLRAIRRYASGLARDHGIRLGAAATHPFSLYEDQKITARDRYRMLVEMLQYVARRELVFGMHVHVAVPTPEAALQVMEGVLIELPVLLALSTNSPFWRGESTGLHSTRSMIFAAFPRSGISPRFESYKDYADAVGFMEATGAIGDYTHLWWDVRPHPRFGTVELRVMDVQTRVEDALALAAYVQCLVKLILDEIEAGNPPTAYNRMLLSENKWLSARYGLDAPLMDLAAGKRIKVPARTLARRRLKELRPIARELGCSDHLARIEWMIENGTGAQRQLQVWNANRDLREVAEEIADATEAV; from the coding sequence GTGGCCGACCAGACCGAGAAGCAGGGAGCGGCACGCTCGAGCGTCCTCGACCACAGGTTCGGCGACGGCCCGCCGCTCACGGTCGGCGTGGAGGAGGAGTACATGCTGCTCGACGGCGCCAGCTTCGACCTCGTCTCCGGCGTCGAGCCGCTGCTCGACCAGGCAGCGGACGGGCCATTCGTCGAGCAGCTGAAGCCCGAGCTGATGCAGTGCGTGCTCGAGTCCGGCACCGTCGTCTGCGAGACGGTCGCGGACGCCGATGCCGACCTGCGCGCCATCCGGCGCTACGCGAGCGGCCTCGCACGCGACCACGGCATCCGCCTGGGGGCGGCCGCCACCCATCCCTTCTCGCTGTACGAGGATCAGAAGATCACGGCGCGCGACCGCTATCGCATGCTGGTCGAGATGCTGCAGTACGTGGCGCGCCGCGAGCTCGTCTTCGGGATGCACGTGCACGTCGCCGTGCCGACGCCCGAGGCCGCGCTGCAGGTGATGGAGGGGGTGCTGATCGAGCTGCCCGTGCTGCTCGCCCTGTCGACGAACTCGCCGTTCTGGCGGGGCGAGTCGACCGGCCTCCACTCGACCCGCTCGATGATCTTCGCCGCATTCCCCCGCAGCGGCATCTCGCCGAGGTTCGAGAGCTACAAGGACTACGCGGATGCCGTCGGCTTCATGGAGGCGACCGGCGCCATCGGCGATTACACGCACCTGTGGTGGGACGTGCGGCCGCATCCGCGCTTCGGCACGGTCGAGCTGCGGGTGATGGACGTGCAGACGCGCGTCGAGGACGCCCTGGCGCTGGCCGCGTACGTCCAGTGCCTGGTCAAGCTGATCCTCGACGAGATCGAGGCCGGCAACCCGCCGACCGCCTACAACCGGATGCTGCTCTCCGAGAACAAGTGGCTGTCCGCGCGCTACGGGCTCGATGCCCCGCTGATGGATCTCGCGGCCGGCAAGCGGATCAAGGTGCCGGCCCGCACGCTCGCGCGCCGGCGGCTGAAGGAGCTACGTCCGATCGCCCGCGAGCTCGGCTGCTCCGACCACCTGGCACGCATCGAGTGGATGATCGAGAACGGCACCGGCGCGCAGCGCCAGCTGCAGGTCTGGAACGCGAACCGCGACCTGCGCGAGGTGGCCGAGGAGATCGCCGACGCGACAGAGGCGGTGTGA